The genomic stretch AATGCCAACTTGTCACCTAATCATAAATCTGAATTTACAGGATCCACTACTCTGTATTCTATACCTTACAACATTATCTCTCTTTCCTAAGATTGCATATTGAAAGAATAATAGCCAACCTTGATACTTGGCCATACCAAAACAAGGCCAAGACATCATCATGACTCAACAGCTCAGCAAGTACAAATATTGTTGGAACAAAAGTTGCACACATCCAATGTTTAAAAAGGGGAGGGTACTGGCCTAAAAAACACTGGTTTGGTGTCAGACCAATTAATCTGCATGTGAACACATATGCCAACCCTAACATGGAAGGAACCATGGGAACAAACAGGGTTCCCTAAGTCCAACTCTGTGGAATGTAAAATTCAAAGCTTGTTTACCCCAAGTATAAAAACTTCCAATGCACCAGGACCATCACACTTAAGACCAACATTAACCTAAGCATTTCCAAATGGTTTAACTACTCTACTCATGCACTAATTGCCCTAAAAGTGAGATTTACTAGCATTACTAACAAAGACCACATACCTAATATAGCTTCCCAAGATTGCCAACAAAAATACTTCAGTGTGGTGGGGGCTGTGACCTATATCAGCAGAACACAATTTTTAATTACCTTTAATTGTAATCTTAGCCAAACTTCAACAGATTACTTTTGAATACTTAGATCCTActagtttttctttccttataagTGATTAATTAGAGAATTACAAATGGCTTGCCAGAGAACAAAGGAGctattaaattttttgtttgcaATACTGGGTATAGATcccagatgctaggcaagcactctacaccaGAGTTAAATCCCAACCCAAGAGTGCTTTCTTTAGATGTAAAAATCTAGCGAAAACATGGTCTACTAGGACTAGGTTTGAGACTGGAGTTCCTAGCTATCCAGAGCACAAAACACATTATGCAAAGAAACGCATGATGGAAGCCTCAGTTGATGGGGAATATATCTACAAAAATGGGTGACAGGGTAGGTGACATTGTGGTTATTTATAAAGGACCATAGTTTGTCCCTGTGGACAGTATACCCTACAAAATAAATGGTGCCATAATTATTGCTTATTTAAAATTACACATTTACAGAGCTATGTAGTACCTGACGCAGAAAAACAATCACATAAGGAAGCATTTATTTGAGGTTTAACATGAAATCATACAAACAAAATTTGTATAAACACAAATCCACATTGAGTCATAACACAGATAGCAAAggacaaagtaaaaacaaagaaaactaattGGCGGCTATATACAGTTGGACACAGTAGTTGTGTCTTGTACACTAGAAAGTCTTTTACAAAATAATCATCTTAGATCAACAGAAGATCAATCTTCAATGTCGTCCTGCAAGATGGGTTTCTTTAGCATCtcctaaaagcaaaaacaaaagagcAATTAGATCTGTGCCACTGTCACAAGCTTTCAAAGGTCCACTTTCATGAATTGTTTTAAGTCCtcactttattcttttcttcaaattattaaaGATCACATGCATATTTATTGGCAAAATGAAGCTTGAGTAATTGATAAACTCACCCTGGAGTTCCCAAATGATATTAAATTCAAATCTGTTCAGAGAAGAATCTGGGAACACAATCTTCCCATATTCAAAGGCTGAACTTAAGGCCTACTAGAAGCATCTCTAGTAAGCCAAATAAAATGCTACCACAAATGTGAATTTCAATAGGCTCATTATATCACAAGAAAACAGATTGCTTTGTGCATATGATCTTTAACTTATATCCCCGATTTAAAAGTTCTTGTTTTGGTTTGTAGATTTCACTAttagctataaaaagaaaaagcaagcatTAAATCTTAAAGAATGAACACTTAAAATGAGGCTCCACAATTGAAATACAACACTAAACAGAAGACCAAAATGATTAAGCTGTAAAAAGGCATTTATGTACTTTAACTCCTGTAAAAAACCATTTAAGTTAAGTTTAGACACTTAATctccaaaaagattaaaaaaaagaagccaaagtCTGAAGTTTTCCACTTTAATCTTTACGCTGGTACATGAAGTTGGAAGAGACCATACCACAGGACAGCGTTTTCTGGTGTATGCCTTGCGCTCTGCCCGCAACGTGCGACCCCCAGAGATAGACGTGGTCAGGGTGACACACGGCCTGCAATGAAGTTCCCGCTGGCGGGTACAAACAAGGTATAATGTCAGAGTTAGAAGATAACATTCTTGTTTTCCTTAAGTTGTACCCATTTCAGTACTTTACCTGTTAATAGTTCTAAAAAAGTTTAATTATTCCTCTAGACCTCCTGGTACACAAACAGAAAAACTCTTAAGTTTTTCTGTAATACTAAAAAAAGTGAGATAAGACTTTAAAGTTAAAGATCTATAGACACTTTAGGCAAAACAGGCtcataaaagcaattaaaaattaacaatttagTAAAAACAGGCTACATAATATGTTGTTTTTACTTAGTTTTCATTTGTCTATTGATCTTTAAATTAGACATTTCCACTGGTTTCTTATACTCTTATACACACCTGTTTTCTCCAATGTCCTCCTCTAGTATGGCTGGTAATTATTTTGGTGATTGCCACCCCCTCGAGAAGCCTTGCCATAAGTGCTCTGTTGACCTATTTGGAAAAGATACAAATTTGGCTAAGTATTTTATACAATGGTTTCTTCACAAACATTAAAAAGCTATCAAATGTGTAAAACTTTGCAtgctaaatatgaaaatattcttacTAGCCAGTAGTCATAAATCATATATCCTAGTACTTTTCCAATCACCATGATCTATTACTATAATCTCATGATCATAATATACCTCAGAAATAactccaaatattaaaaaatagatggaAACCTGTACACAAACAATTTCAGAATGGGAGTGTACTTCAATACTGAATTTCAATACCATTGGTTTATGAAATTAAGTTAAATATTCTTACCACTGTAGTCTGCATATCCCTGTCCATATCCATAGTTCCCATAGTTATACCCAGTATAATCATATCCGCCATAGCCACTATAGTTCTGATCACCACCATAGGCACTATTGTAATTTCCATATCCTTGATCATAATAGTTATTAAATCCTTGGTTCCAGTTTTGGCCCTGACCTGAAACAATGCACAATGATTGTTAGGAAACCACTTCTGACCCCCAATTCTAACACAAAATGATGCGTTCTTGTCCCCTGCTCTGCAAATTTTAGAAGGCAGAATGGACCAAATATTGCTATCTACTGGATAGAATATGTTTTTACTGTTATTAGGGGGCAGAAAGTCCAATTGTGCCAGTATCAAGTTTCTAAACATAATGAATAATCAGTTATCTTTTCCATTTAAGGTTAAGATATTAGGTCGACCTTAAGAACTTCTGAGAAAACCTATCACACCATGTTTTGTcaagtaatattatttttctacaaGTAATGACACTATTTGTCAAAAGTGGCCATTCTTAAACAGGTGAAACCAGCTAagctcatttaaataaaaaagcaaccccctcaatttgtcatttttttctatgttggaatagctttaaaattaattcaactttgttctttctgGGCTTAGTCTTACTTAGCAGCATATAACTTAAACCCTGGAATCATTACCCAAAAATTCTCACCTCGGCCACGACCCCTGGTACCACCTCGCCCACCAGCTGCAgcacctcttcctcctttttgttgttgctgttgctgccTATATACCTCTTTGGGCTGTGCAACTTTGATTTCACACtataaacaaatttcaaaaaaaaatatacagaattttaCTGAAGTTTTAGCATTAAAACATTTTACTCTTCTCaaattcattactttttaaaaaaatcctcaaatttaCATTCAATATATTTACATAACTTTACCTTCCCAGAACCAATTTGATGATATCTGCTTTCTAACAATTTCTTTACTGGCTCTTCATCTGTATATGTGATAAAACAAAATCCTCTTCTTTCGTTTGTTTTTGTATCCATGGGAAGTtcaatattttcaatctgcaaTGAAGATGCATGTTCAAGATCATCCAATAATAGTAAAAAGCTACCAATCTGTCTCAGAACACCAGGTAATTTCCTAAAAGGCATCATTattagccttaaaaaaaagatttgctaTATATGGAACATTAACAGTAAATTACCTTTTAACAGCCTTTTGTACCCAGTCCATACACTGATCACATCAAATATCTGGGTTTTGTGCAAAAGAAATTAGATATTGGTTTTTGTTACAGCACAGAAAGCAACAATTAATTTACAGTCACTGGAAGGTAGTTGAACAGTGACATAATTCTGTCttcatgaaaaatattaagtggTCCTACACAAACTTAACTAAGGATAAACATTTATGAACACACCCAATAGGAGATACTTGTAAACATCAGCGCACCTCTCCAAAGGctccaaaatattctttaatttgttCCTCAGAGGTATCTGGGCTCAATCCACCCACAAAAACCTTTTTAGGGGGTTCTTTCCCTTTCAAAGCTTTGGCCCTTTTGGGGTCTATCAATTTGCCATCCAGTTTGTGTTCTTTCAGTTCCAAAACCTAGAAGACAAATTTATTGACAGCAATTAAACCCCATAAAAACTTGGGGGGGGGGCGACACCAAAAGAGGCACAGTGCAGAACACATTCCTACCTTATCAACACTAGCAGCATCTTTAAAAAGCACAAATCCAAATCCTCTTGATCTTCCAGTGACTGGATCTGTTTTAATCGTACAGTCTACAACTTCCCCAAATCGAGACAAATATTCAGTCAGATCTTTCTTGCTCGTATCCCAGCTCAAGCCTCCAATAAACATTTTActagaaataaaagttattttaagtttagCAGTAACTTAAATGACTGCTTCACTCCTGGAATTAACCAAACTGTGAAATAAGCATAAGAAAATTTACACTAACTTCAAGCAACTTAATCTACTTTTACAAACACGAACAACTGACCACAAAAATCTCGAAATTGCATCTAGGGCACCCAGATTGCTTTTCACATGGTGTAATGCAAAGTTTAAAATGTGGCCAAGGTTCTGCCAGATTCCTCAAGGTCCGAAAATCCAACTTCCTGAACAGATCACTCACAACTTTCATGATCTCTAGTTCTCAGCTGTCACGCAAACATCCTACCTAAGAACTCATAATTTAAGCATCAAATGCCACTCATCTATTAGCGCCAAAACCATGAGTTTCTGAACTCGCCCCTGAAAAGCTGCGCGGGGCAGTAAAAGACAATGAAGAGGCGGCGGCAGCTGCAGCATGTGGTGCAGCTAGGCCGgcccctccgccccccccccgcgGCCCCCCCGGCCCCACGCGGCGCCTGCGCACTCAGAACTCCGAAGTAGCCGCCCTcctcctccaacccctctgcccttccCCCACCACCCGTGGGCCTCTCGAGTCACCCCCGCCGTCTTACTTTCCTCTTCCCTCCAAGCTACTGGGGCCCAGTGGGCACGAGGAGAATCGACTCGGGGCAAGAATTGGGGCAGCACGCGGCTCCCGAGGGACGAAGGGCGCGTGTGGcgcgctgggggaggggaggagagaagcgTGCGGTACCCGTCATCCTGCTGATTTTTGCTCGCGTTGATCTTGGATCCCTCTGCGAATTCTTCTATGTTGCTGTACTCGTTCATGTCCTCCATAGTGGCGGAGATGTCGGCAGTCGGGTGCTGGCGCGCGGTCCTGGTCCCGGCAGCAGCGGCGGCGGAGCGTTGTATGGAGCTGGATTTAAAATGGCGGCGGAAGAGATCCGGGCGCCGCCTGCGCCCTCCCTTTATAGCCGCCCCGCCCGCCAATCGGGAGGGCTGCTGGGCGGTGACGTGGCGCTGGGTACGGCGCGCCCCCTGCCGGGCGGAGCCGGCAGCAAGCGAAGGGAGGAGCGGGGCGAGCTGCCGCGGCGCCCTCGGCCGCCAATGGGAAATGCTACGGGAGGCTAAAGTAGCGGGAGCGGAGGGGAACAATGGCGGCGGCACATGGGAAAGCCGGGGCGGGACCTCCATCGCGGCCCTCCCGGTGAGGAACGAGGGAGGGGACGCGGGCTTGGGATAAGAGAAGAatcagatgagaaaaataaaggggCGAAAAGTCCTGGGGTCAGAAATCCCGAGCAGCGCCGTCGCGGGGCCACAGTCCTTCTTGCCTTGAGAGCCTTTTGTCTCTGGCGTCTGGTCCGACCCACTCCTACCAAAGAGCCATCAACCTGCCTTTTTGCGCCCTCGGTCCCCCTGTGCGGAGCTGCTGCGGCGGCTGCTCCTATCGACTAGCGCCGGGGCCGGACTGCTCCGGAAAAAGGCGGACTGCGCCCGGCGCTGGCGGCTGAGGCGGCGAGCGCGCTCGCCCGCCGCGCG from Marmota flaviventris isolate mMarFla1 chromosome 7, mMarFla1.hap1, whole genome shotgun sequence encodes the following:
- the Hnrnpdl gene encoding heterogeneous nuclear ribonucleoprotein D-like isoform X1, with the protein product MEVPPRLSHVPPPLFPSAPATLASRSISHWRPRAPRQLAPLLPSLAAGSARQGARRTQRHVTAQQPSRLAGGAAIKGGRRRRPDLFRRHFKSSSIQRSAAAAAGTRTARQHPTADISATMEDMNEYSNIEEFAEGSKINASKNQQDDGKMFIGGLSWDTSKKDLTEYLSRFGEVVDCTIKTDPVTGRSRGFGFVLFKDAASVDKVLELKEHKLDGKLIDPKRAKALKGKEPPKKVFVGGLSPDTSEEQIKEYFGAFGEIENIELPMDTKTNERRGFCFITYTDEEPVKKLLESRYHQIGSGKCEIKVAQPKEVYRQQQQQQKGGRGAAAGGRGGTRGRGRGQGQNWNQGFNNYYDQGYGNYNSAYGGDQNYSGYGGYDYTGYNYGNYGYGQGYADYSGQQSTYGKASRGGGNHQNNYQPY
- the Hnrnpdl gene encoding heterogeneous nuclear ribonucleoprotein D-like isoform X2 yields the protein MEVPPRLSHVPPPLFPSAPATLASRSISHWRPRAPRQLAPLLPSLAAGSARQGARRTQRHVTAQQPSRLAGGAAIKGGRRRRPDLFRRHFKSSSIQRSAAAAAGTRTARQHPTADISATMEDMNEYSNIEEFAEGSKINASKNQQDDGKMFIGGLSWDTSKKDLTEYLSRFGEVVDCTIKTDPVTGRSRGFGFVLFKDAASVDKVLELKEHKLDGKLIDPKRAKALKGKEPPKKVFVGGLSPDTSEEQIKEYFGAFGEIENIELPMDTKTNERRGFCFITYTDEEPVKKLLESRYHQIGSGKCEIKVAQPKEVYRQQQQQQKGGRGAAAGGRGGTRGRGRGQQSTYGKASRGGGNHQNNYQPY